The Methanobacterium sp. Maddingley MBC34 genome has a segment encoding these proteins:
- a CDS encoding ABC-type multidrug transport system, ATPase and permease component (PFAM: ABC transporter transmembrane region; ABC transporter) — protein sequence MKNFKKGILNQYTKNLTQLMPRKIAITILLMVFMSLNEAVSLLILVPLLGLVGLDVGQGTLGQIDGLVLGVFAYFGLQQTLVLVLVIYVMVISFSAFLTRYQSIKSSEIEYQFAAHLRKRLYNAITHSNWLFFSKMKSSNFAHALTNEIERISNGTGQFLTFLASIMILVVYIVFALKLAGLITGVIFAVGVTILLVLRRRAGMSRSSGEEITTSTRDLYYSIMQHLEGMKTIKSFGMQEENIKLFSQQANQVANNYLDAIRSYVDVKLLFDVGTVVVLSIMVYVLIEIVQLPTASLFLLVYLFVRMIPQFSTIQRSYQYFINMLPAFGNVMDLEKRCLENSETSGNGDEEIQLKDEICFENVKFSYSGEKHFTIKDLNLRILAGKTTAIAGPSGAGKSTVADLVMGLIQPEEGVVTVDGISVSEKFLGSWRSEIGYVAQETFLFNESIRFNLLLACPDADEKDLQNSLKLAAAHEFVNKLPEGLDTIIGDRGVRLSGGERQRLALARAILRKPSLLIMDEATSNLDSDNEKKILNAIDDLHGEITILMIAHRISTIKNADYIYLFDNGKIFEFGSWDELLKKEKGWFWEICDAQGINK from the coding sequence ATGAAAAATTTTAAAAAAGGCATTTTAAACCAGTACACAAAAAACCTCACACAATTAATGCCTCGAAAAATAGCCATTACCATTTTATTGATGGTTTTCATGAGCCTCAACGAAGCTGTGAGTCTGTTGATATTAGTGCCTCTTTTGGGGCTGGTGGGTCTGGATGTGGGCCAGGGAACACTGGGCCAGATTGATGGACTTGTATTGGGGGTTTTCGCTTATTTTGGATTGCAGCAAACACTGGTATTGGTTCTGGTTATTTACGTAATGGTGATAAGTTTCAGCGCATTTTTAACTCGATATCAATCCATCAAATCCTCTGAAATAGAGTATCAGTTTGCAGCTCACCTTAGAAAACGATTATATAATGCTATCACTCATTCCAACTGGTTATTCTTTTCTAAGATGAAATCGTCCAATTTTGCCCATGCCCTTACCAATGAGATCGAGCGGATAAGCAATGGAACCGGTCAATTTCTGACTTTTTTAGCCAGTATCATGATTTTAGTGGTTTACATTGTTTTTGCCCTTAAGCTGGCCGGTCTCATCACTGGTGTGATTTTTGCTGTGGGAGTGACAATTCTCCTTGTACTACGCAGAAGAGCTGGCATGTCACGTTCAAGTGGTGAGGAGATCACCACCAGTACCAGGGATCTCTATTACTCTATAATGCAGCACTTGGAGGGCATGAAAACCATCAAAAGCTTTGGAATGCAGGAAGAAAACATTAAACTATTCTCTCAACAGGCCAACCAGGTTGCCAATAATTACCTGGACGCGATTAGGAGTTATGTTGATGTGAAACTTTTGTTTGATGTGGGTACTGTGGTCGTTCTTTCCATCATGGTCTATGTTCTTATTGAAATTGTCCAATTACCCACTGCCAGTTTATTTTTACTAGTATATCTTTTTGTAAGGATGATTCCCCAGTTTTCAACTATCCAACGAAGTTACCAATACTTTATTAACATGTTACCCGCCTTTGGGAATGTGATGGATCTGGAAAAGCGTTGCCTGGAAAATAGTGAGACAAGTGGAAATGGAGATGAGGAAATACAACTAAAGGATGAGATCTGTTTTGAAAATGTCAAGTTTTCCTATAGCGGTGAAAAACACTTCACTATAAAAGATTTGAATCTCAGGATACTTGCCGGTAAGACCACGGCCATTGCCGGACCTTCTGGTGCGGGTAAAAGTACAGTGGCTGATCTGGTTATGGGTCTCATCCAGCCTGAAGAAGGTGTGGTAACGGTAGATGGGATCTCAGTTTCAGAAAAGTTTCTTGGTTCATGGAGGAGTGAGATAGGATATGTGGCCCAGGAGACTTTTCTTTTTAATGAAAGTATCCGGTTTAACCTGCTTCTGGCATGTCCAGATGCTGATGAAAAAGACCTTCAAAATTCCCTTAAACTGGCTGCAGCGCATGAGTTTGTCAATAAACTCCCTGAAGGTCTGGACACGATTATTGGTGATCGTGGTGTTCGATTGTCTGGAGGGGAAAGACAGCGCCTGGCACTGGCACGGGCTATCTTAAGAAAACCATCCCTCCTGATTATGGATGAAGCCACCAGTAACCTTGATTCTGATAATGAGAAAAAGATATTAAACGCAATTGATGACCTCCACGGGGAAATAACCATCTTAATGATAGCCCACAGGATTTCAACTATTAAGAATGCAGATTATATTTATCTTTTTGATAATGGGAAGATATTTGAGTTTGGTAGCTGGGATGAGTTACTGAAAAAGGAGAAGGGATGGTTCTGGGAGATTTGTGATGCGCAGGGGATAAACAAGTGA